AGCTGTTTCAGGATTACCTCTCATTACTTCAACATTTTTATTAGCCATAATTACCCTATTTCCTCATTTTATCCATTTCTTTTTGAATTTTCTCTTCCATCCAATCATCGTCAAATCTGTCGTGAAGAACAAATACTTTAATATAATGAAATATTAACCAGACTCCCCAAAGAACAGTTACCCATAAAAACCACCACTGGTGTAAATCAGTCCAATTTCCGTGAATTTCTGAAAGATTAATAAAAAATAAACATACATTTACAATAATATAACAGTATAAGTATCTGTAAAATTTTACTTTTTTATTAACAAGGTTTTTAGCTTTTTTATAAAGTATCTCTTCATCCATTATTTAAACCTCATTCATTTACTAAATTGTAACTCTTTCTAGCTACAGCCCTTATTACATCCATAGTTTCCTCACTTACTTCAGCAAGTCCGACTGCATTATGCCAGTAATCCATCTCTCTTTTTAAAACAGAAATTACTTCTTCACCTTTTTTAGTTAATTTTAAGATATATTTTCGTCTATTATCTTTATTTATTATTCTTTCAATATAACCTTTGTCTTCTAATTTTCTAAGAGTTTTAGCTACAGTTCATTTACTTTGGCAAAATATCACAGAGGTCCTCCTGTGACAACTCCCTTTCAGAATAATAAATTTTAAGCAGATAATAACACTCACGAATATTAGTCAGTTCCTTTGATTTTAACCTTGCAAACTTAATTCCATTCTGAGATATATTATACATCAATAAGATTAAAGACATTTCATCAAATATATCCTTTTCTTCACCCACACCCATTTTAACCACATTATTTTAAAAAATATCTATTTTTTCTTTATCACTGTTCATTTTTTATCCACATTATTTTAAAAAATATGTATTAATTGTACAGTTAAACATATAAATGTTTTTAAGGAAACAGC
This genomic stretch from Methanobrevibacter smithii ATCC 35061 harbors:
- a CDS encoding 2TM domain-containing protein gives rise to the protein MDEEILYKKAKNLVNKKVKFYRYLYCYIIVNVCLFFINLSEIHGNWTDLHQWWFLWVTVLWGVWLIFHYIKVFVLHDRFDDDWMEEKIQKEMDKMRK